Proteins from a single region of Gemmatimonadota bacterium:
- a CDS encoding peptidoglycan DD-metalloendopeptidase family protein has protein sequence MKKYLTLMFISHNEGYIKEYHLSRPKFIGIISTLCLLLLLSLGYVATIGKRERLAELKEENTVLQREFVLIKEELENMRHNMDQLQEKDRIMRAWVDLSEPSDEVRQLGVGGGDPILPEWETAVSDDVSDLLADNRTNMDQLLREAHFLKTSFDTILSVLSKDIQMRQHIPSITPVRMENPRISSGFGYRRDPFTGRRQFHFGIDYPGRRGTPIIATADGKIDKIDHNSRLGWYVIIDHGYGLKTLYGHLNRKPHVKLGMHIKRGEKIGEIGRTGRATAPHLHYSVYKNGDPENPKHYIFDQKTRSLF, from the coding sequence ATGAAAAAATATCTGACTTTAATGTTTATCTCCCACAATGAAGGTTATATCAAAGAATACCATCTCTCACGACCCAAATTTATCGGTATTATAAGTACATTGTGCTTGCTCCTATTGCTCTCACTAGGCTATGTTGCCACAATTGGCAAAAGGGAAAGACTTGCCGAACTCAAGGAGGAAAATACTGTACTCCAACGCGAATTTGTCTTAATAAAAGAAGAATTGGAAAACATGCGCCACAACATGGACCAGCTACAGGAAAAAGATCGCATCATGCGCGCCTGGGTTGACCTGTCCGAACCAAGTGACGAAGTCCGTCAATTAGGTGTAGGTGGTGGAGATCCCATACTGCCAGAATGGGAAACTGCCGTTTCAGACGATGTCTCAGACCTTCTGGCTGATAACCGCACCAATATGGATCAACTCTTGCGAGAAGCGCACTTTTTAAAAACCAGCTTTGATACGATTTTGTCAGTGCTCAGCAAAGACATCCAGATGCGTCAGCACATCCCTTCAATTACTCCCGTACGGATGGAAAATCCGAGAATCTCATCGGGATTTGGCTACCGTCGAGACCCCTTCACCGGGCGCAGACAATTTCACTTTGGTATCGATTATCCCGGTCGCAGGGGCACGCCTATTATCGCTACAGCCGATGGGAAAATAGATAAAATTGACCACAACAGCCGTTTGGGATGGTATGTAATTATCGACCATGGCTATGGCCTGAAAACTCTGTATGGACACCTGAACAGAAAGCCACATGTCAAGCTCGGAATGCACATCAAACGCGGTGAAAAGATCGGAGAGATCGGCAGGACAGGACGCGCAACAGCCCCACATCTCCACTACTCAGTTTACAAAAATGGCGATCCCGAAAATCCC
- a CDS encoding HD domain-containing protein — MIDLRFLEEGKAIRDPIWGYIHIPPDFLPLVDAEEFQRLRDISQLGHVLLVYPGARHSRFEHTLGVFHIAGHFLKQLLKTQPPPDIDIDDVRVLLAASLLHDIGHYPFSHLLEEMQMFFIDHETRGRYIIEDPGTEVHAALLKVGIDPQRVANVIDYQQRTIPDRDMRLAHILSGTLDPDKIDYLLRDARYCGVPFGESVNRDRLLSSITYHHATQRPAITYKGVSATEALIFTSYLMYRNVYWHHAVRSANAMFKRGIQDLLAHPNCSLTENDFDRATESDLLHRLEKEYTELGFSYRTSLIGRLKRRKLFKVARIFFPHEYAHNLINVFRRLYDAPNQRRELEMALCAHLSSKYNLNLFGNEILLDILQFDKSPEVDLKVFFDAHIPVEKSEPLSFDDPEVSLLKNYLIDNFEAQAKVVRIFCDDIPNLRQAVRDEAFAFLKNWGTST, encoded by the coding sequence ATGATCGATTTACGCTTTCTCGAAGAAGGCAAAGCAATCCGGGATCCCATTTGGGGGTATATCCATATACCGCCCGATTTTTTACCCCTTGTTGATGCCGAAGAATTTCAACGCCTGCGCGACATATCGCAACTCGGGCACGTCTTGCTCGTATATCCCGGAGCGCGTCACTCGCGTTTTGAGCACACTTTGGGTGTGTTTCACATTGCGGGCCATTTTCTCAAGCAATTGCTCAAAACCCAGCCCCCTCCTGATATTGATATCGATGATGTGCGCGTTCTTCTCGCGGCGAGTTTGTTGCACGACATTGGTCATTATCCCTTTTCGCATCTGCTCGAAGAAATGCAGATGTTTTTTATTGACCATGAAACGCGAGGACGCTACATCATTGAAGATCCTGGTACAGAAGTTCACGCCGCGCTACTCAAAGTGGGTATTGATCCCCAGCGCGTTGCAAATGTCATCGATTACCAGCAGCGCACCATTCCCGACCGCGATATGCGCCTTGCCCACATTCTCAGCGGCACGCTCGACCCCGACAAAATCGACTATCTCCTGCGCGATGCGCGCTACTGCGGTGTCCCATTTGGCGAGAGCGTGAACAGAGACCGCCTCCTGTCCTCAATTACATACCATCACGCGACACAGCGACCAGCCATCACTTACAAAGGCGTATCTGCGACAGAAGCGCTCATCTTTACCAGTTATCTGATGTATCGCAATGTTTATTGGCACCACGCGGTTCGCTCAGCCAATGCCATGTTCAAGCGCGGAATACAGGACCTCCTGGCGCATCCCAACTGTTCGCTGACGGAAAATGATTTTGACCGCGCCACCGAATCTGACCTGCTTCACCGCCTCGAAAAAGAATACACCGAACTCGGGTTCTCCTACCGAACCAGCCTGATTGGCCGTCTCAAAAGACGCAAACTCTTCAAAGTAGCCCGCATATTCTTTCCGCATGAATACGCGCACAACCTCATAAATGTATTTCGCCGCCTCTATGATGCGCCCAACCAGCGGAGAGAACTCGAAATGGCCCTTTGTGCCCATCTTTCCTCAAAGTACAATCTCAACCTTTTCGGCAATGAAATACTCCTCGACATTCTTCAATTTGACAAAAGTCCCGAAGTAGATCTCAAAGTCTTTTTCGATGCCCACATTCCCGTAGAAAAATCAGAACCCCTGAGCTTTGACGACCCGGAAGTCTCTTTGCTCAAAAATTATCTGATCGACAATTTTGAAGCACAGGCCAAAGTAGTGCGTATTTTCTGCGACGATATTCCCAATCTGCGCCAGGCCGTGCGCGACGAAGCCTTCGCCTTCCTGAAAAACTGGGGAACAAGCACTTGA
- a CDS encoding TetR/AcrR family transcriptional regulator, with the protein MPRKRLTQAERRVQIIEVAMTLFATKGFTGTTTRAIARAADVSEAIIFRHFATKEDLYNAIITYTVEKRSEQWDQDTTPPPDPRNIEHLLRDFAQTFVNRNRRDSTFIRLMMYSALEDHKFREKFFAIYSNPHMRSIRQAIQTGVDQGQFCAVDPAESLRSFFFSLLQYCISRFVARNETDTPERDDAMIENLVTIFVRGLRIDE; encoded by the coding sequence ATGCCCAGAAAACGACTCACACAGGCCGAACGGCGCGTCCAAATTATCGAAGTGGCAATGACGCTCTTCGCCACCAAAGGATTTACCGGTACCACCACGCGCGCCATTGCCCGTGCGGCAGATGTTTCGGAAGCCATTATCTTCAGGCATTTTGCGACCAAAGAAGACCTCTACAATGCCATTATCACATACACGGTTGAAAAACGTTCAGAACAGTGGGATCAAGACACAACCCCGCCGCCGGACCCGCGCAATATCGAACACCTCTTGCGCGACTTTGCCCAGACATTTGTCAATCGCAATCGCAGAGATTCGACGTTCATACGCCTGATGATGTACAGCGCACTTGAAGATCACAAATTTCGAGAAAAATTTTTCGCAATTTACAGCAACCCCCACATGCGATCCATTCGCCAGGCCATTCAAACCGGTGTCGATCAGGGCCAGTTTTGCGCGGTTGATCCGGCTGAATCGCTTCGCTCCTTCTTCTTTTCACTGCTGCAATACTGCATCAGCCGTTTTGTTGCGAGAAATGAAACCGATACACCAGAACGCGATGACGCCATGATCGAAAATCTCGTGACAATTTTTGTGCGCGGACTGCGAATAGACGAATAG
- a CDS encoding alkaline phosphatase family protein — MLNFFRQNKAKFSRVVILGLDGMPYSLLQRLIAEGIMPNFQQLIAHGSLMSMTSVLPTVSSTAWASIATGSNPGKHGIFGFIDRVPQTYEMFIPSSRTLRSKTWVDLFSNMGQRVFSMGVPTTFPPRQVNGILISGFLSPDLKRATYPPAIASELESMGYLIDIDAWQARKNRQKFLDELFWALNRRADAMFKYYAQESWDLFVAHFMDTDRLHHFLWGDVERGDASHTAWFNQFYARVDEIIGELVSRLYSNTLLMIVSDHGFCTLQREVHLNFWLQQMGLLSFASPEPKQLRDLDPLTRCYSLLPGRFYVNLKGREREGCVQAGAEYEQVRRDVADALMEIRDPDGGAPVIDRVLMREEAFAGEDLDAAPDLMAVPAQGYDLKGGFEKRVLFESSPVNGTHTFDDALWFANAPGLASDDATVMDILPTMMALLGLESPDGVDGRIVRGAL, encoded by the coding sequence ATGCTCAATTTTTTTCGGCAAAATAAAGCCAAATTTAGTCGCGTTGTTATTCTGGGGCTGGATGGCATGCCATATAGTCTTTTGCAACGTTTGATTGCCGAGGGGATTATGCCCAATTTTCAGCAGTTGATCGCTCATGGGTCTCTGATGTCTATGACGTCGGTGCTGCCTACGGTATCGTCAACTGCCTGGGCATCGATTGCGACGGGTTCCAACCCGGGCAAGCACGGAATTTTTGGATTTATCGACCGCGTCCCCCAAACGTATGAGATGTTTATTCCATCTTCGAGAACGTTGCGGAGCAAGACATGGGTCGATCTGTTTAGCAATATGGGTCAACGAGTTTTTTCTATGGGTGTGCCCACTACTTTTCCCCCTCGCCAGGTCAACGGTATCTTGATTTCGGGCTTTCTGTCACCCGATTTGAAAAGGGCGACCTATCCGCCTGCGATAGCTTCTGAACTGGAATCCATGGGGTATTTGATCGATATTGACGCCTGGCAAGCGCGGAAAAATCGCCAGAAATTTCTCGACGAGCTATTTTGGGCACTCAACCGACGTGCAGACGCTATGTTCAAGTATTATGCCCAGGAATCATGGGATTTGTTTGTGGCACATTTTATGGATACCGATCGGTTGCACCACTTTCTATGGGGGGATGTAGAGAGAGGAGATGCGTCGCATACCGCGTGGTTTAATCAGTTTTACGCGCGTGTAGATGAGATCATTGGAGAACTGGTTTCGCGGTTATACAGCAATACGTTGCTCATGATTGTATCGGATCACGGTTTTTGCACCCTGCAGCGCGAGGTGCATTTGAATTTTTGGCTGCAACAGATGGGGTTGCTGTCTTTTGCATCGCCTGAACCAAAGCAGTTGAGAGACCTGGATCCCCTTACGCGGTGTTATTCATTGTTGCCCGGGCGATTTTACGTGAATCTAAAAGGCAGAGAACGCGAGGGTTGCGTGCAGGCAGGTGCTGAATACGAGCAGGTCCGGCGAGATGTGGCAGATGCGCTGATGGAAATTCGCGATCCCGATGGTGGAGCACCTGTCATTGATCGCGTGTTGATGCGCGAAGAGGCTTTTGCTGGTGAAGACCTCGATGCGGCACCCGATCTTATGGCAGTGCCTGCACAGGGATATGATTTGAAGGGCGGTTTTGAAAAACGCGTTTTGTTTGAATCCAGCCCGGTGAATGGCACGCATACCTTCGATGATGCGCTGTGGTTTGCCAATGCGCCTGGTCTGGCATCTGATGACGCGACGGTGATGGATATTTTGCCTACGATGATGGCTCTGTTGGGGTTGGAAAGTCCCGATGGGGTGGATGGTCGAATCGTGAGGGGTGCTTTGTGA
- the nrdR gene encoding transcriptional regulator NrdR has translation MKCPYCGVIEDKVVDSRSSKEGTAIRRRRECLGCERRFTTYEYIEDTPLTVIKSDGRREIFDKNKLIDKIRLSCTKRPISTAQIEEIADRIEDQLVSRGEREIEAKEHIGELVMTELKRLDDVAYVRFASVYRQFKDLSDFEKELRQFER, from the coding sequence ATGAAATGTCCTTATTGTGGCGTGATCGAAGACAAAGTGGTTGACTCCAGGTCCAGCAAAGAAGGCACCGCCATTCGACGACGCCGAGAATGCCTGGGGTGTGAACGTCGATTTACGACCTACGAATACATCGAAGACACCCCTCTCACCGTTATCAAATCCGATGGCAGGCGCGAAATTTTTGACAAAAACAAACTCATAGACAAAATCCGGCTCTCCTGCACCAAACGCCCGATCTCAACAGCTCAGATCGAGGAAATCGCCGACCGAATCGAAGATCAACTCGTAAGCAGAGGCGAACGCGAAATAGAAGCCAAAGAGCACATTGGCGAACTGGTCATGACAGAACTCAAACGCCTCGACGATGTTGCCTACGTGCGCTTTGCCTCTGTGTACCGCCAATTCAAAGACCTCAGCGACTTTGAAAAAGAACTGCGTCAATTTGAAAGGTGA
- a CDS encoding class I SAM-dependent methyltransferase, giving the protein MSHISLEFENEAVKRALESSYCPEPIREARQRQDEILCEWLRNGPYKIADIGCGNGYHAVLFAPHCLLYHGFEISSEMAEDARALWKKERVDNAQIFIGDAAEAVVEEAFYDLVFCLYFTPGNIRDKSDDLSLYSDAYLDRNPRFIQTISRFYRALKIGGSAFFTMYKDVPKTEAAQVDFYEHTGQRVVTPLGSRFVATAEGFWSARWTQDSIASNLGACGIGAEDIAFHDLNDIAWLVEVDKHSHLKKGVYA; this is encoded by the coding sequence GTGAGTCATATATCGCTGGAATTCGAAAATGAAGCCGTCAAGCGCGCGCTTGAGTCGTCCTATTGTCCCGAACCGATTAGAGAGGCTCGGCAGAGACAGGATGAGATACTCTGCGAGTGGCTTCGGAACGGTCCATACAAAATTGCGGATATCGGGTGTGGCAATGGCTATCACGCTGTTCTATTTGCGCCGCACTGTCTTTTGTACCACGGCTTTGAAATATCGTCCGAAATGGCTGAAGACGCACGCGCGCTGTGGAAAAAAGAACGCGTTGACAATGCACAGATATTCATAGGCGATGCCGCCGAGGCAGTGGTTGAGGAGGCGTTTTACGACCTCGTTTTCTGTCTGTATTTTACGCCGGGCAATATCAGAGATAAATCCGATGACCTCAGCCTGTACAGCGACGCCTATCTCGACCGCAATCCGCGGTTTATTCAGACGATTTCGCGTTTTTATCGCGCTCTGAAAATCGGCGGTTCCGCATTTTTCACCATGTACAAGGATGTGCCGAAAACTGAGGCCGCACAAGTCGATTTCTACGAGCATACAGGGCAGCGCGTTGTGACGCCTTTGGGATCGCGATTTGTGGCGACTGCCGAAGGTTTTTGGTCTGCAAGGTGGACGCAAGACAGTATCGCGTCCAATCTCGGTGCGTGTGGCATTGGAGCCGAGGATATCGCGTTTCACGACCTGAACGACATTGCGTGGTTGGTGGAGGTAGATAAGCATTCTCATTTGAAAAAAGGAGTGTATGCATGA
- a CDS encoding helix-turn-helix transcriptional regulator, whose product MTRRELYDKQIAGEKIQRWQRESGLQGQEIAKMVGISAPYFSDIRKGKQRGSIPVLAKIADVLGRSVEDLLTDQNTSQETIQVAELRKALQPIFKSETDDIIEGIQLWRSAPHNFKAAFRSLLDV is encoded by the coding sequence ATGACAAGGCGAGAGCTTTACGATAAGCAAATAGCAGGTGAGAAGATTCAGCGCTGGCAACGCGAATCGGGTTTACAGGGACAGGAGATCGCCAAGATGGTTGGGATTAGTGCCCCCTATTTCAGCGATATTCGAAAGGGCAAACAGCGCGGGTCAATTCCCGTGTTGGCAAAAATTGCAGATGTGCTGGGCAGAAGTGTCGAAGATTTGTTGACGGATCAAAATACCAGCCAGGAGACAATACAGGTCGCAGAACTGAGAAAAGCATTGCAACCGATATTTAAATCAGAAACCGATGATATTATCGAGGGAATTCAACTCTGGCGGAGCGCACCGCACAATTTCAAGGCTGCGTTTCGATCCTTGCTCGATGTCTGA
- a CDS encoding HigA family addiction module antitoxin: MLPENRIPTHPGEILLEEFLKPSSITQVAFAKHIEVPLQRVNEIIRGKRGVTPETAWLFSQALGTTPELWMNLQRNYDLAKTRLQKKIPKLQLDPSWV; this comes from the coding sequence ATGCTGCCCGAAAATCGCATTCCGACGCATCCAGGTGAAATCCTTTTGGAAGAATTTCTGAAACCCTCAAGCATAACCCAGGTAGCGTTTGCCAAACACATTGAAGTGCCACTTCAAAGAGTTAATGAGATCATCCGTGGCAAACGGGGCGTAACGCCTGAGACAGCCTGGTTATTTTCTCAAGCACTGGGCACGACACCTGAGTTATGGATGAATCTTCAACGGAATTACGATCTGGCTAAGACCCGACTACAAAAAAAGATTCCAAAACTTCAACTTGATCCGTCCTGGGTCTGA
- a CDS encoding type II toxin-antitoxin system RelE/ParE family toxin, giving the protein MIESFGDPATEDLFHNRQTRRARSFPPNIARAALRKLDVIETAHRLQDLRTPPGNRLEALKGNLQGFYSIRVNEQWRIIFRWSENSAHQVSLTDYH; this is encoded by the coding sequence ATGATTGAGTCATTTGGAGATCCCGCAACAGAAGATTTATTTCACAACAGACAAACGCGGCGCGCTCGTAGCTTTCCACCGAATATTGCACGTGCCGCTTTAAGGAAATTGGATGTCATTGAAACCGCACATCGCCTGCAGGACTTGCGGACACCTCCGGGCAATCGCCTGGAAGCCCTGAAAGGCAATCTTCAGGGATTTTACAGCATCCGGGTCAACGAGCAATGGAGGATCATTTTTCGATGGTCCGAAAATTCTGCACATCAGGTATCGCTGACGGACTATCATTAG